A region of Anaerobaca lacustris DNA encodes the following proteins:
- a CDS encoding Eco57I restriction-modification methylase domain-containing protein, with translation MKWADLESSGALQSQKESNVEAEFLTQVFGEALGYTLFSEGQKQWNLKPKFRVNAQTADAAIGLFEAGKTTIPRALIELKGPTANVDRDRSGGRTAVQQCWDYLAEVPECPWGIVCNCVSFRLYHRDHTPRVYQLFTLQDLRQREVFLQFYWLFERGGLLPPGLGQAPRADAMLERCGRRQREVGDDLYESYHDNRVALIQHLTGPVHNKPLDTAIRIAQKLVDRIVFVAFCEDRGLLPERSLLRAWTEVPPFHRVTNPRWQNFRDLFRSVDEGNEARHIPGYNGGLFRQDPAVDDLELEDDWTKFFKSIGDYDFRFEVNVDVLGHLFEKSINDIERIRLGGLFESDVSEEVVPKMKKSAERKKGGIYYTPPEFTDFITQRTVALVAGETVDKVAERCKTDLASVKDGAGGPNVEQFVNESLAALRSVKVVDPACGSGAFLIQAYDVLEMYYLDLVDALEHANAKAAQDMRGRIADFILHDNLFGVDLSPEAVEITQLALWLRSAQRGTTLADLSKNIVCGNSLVSDSNVDPLALDWRAAFPDVFAREEGGFDCVIGNPPWERLKLQEREFFDSVVPDIASAVDAATRRRLIEELQRKKPELHERYLQAKSSADRTLEHVRGSGRFPLCAKGDINTYALFAELAQTIVAPTGSVGLLVPSGIATDKTTKDFFSSLIESKALVGLYDFENRLKIFPDVDGRMKFCVLISYGSGRKSEAADFVFFAHRMNELRSKERHISLSGDDFRQMNPNTLTCPVFRSRRDAEITKAIYRRVAVLLDRTREQGGNPWGIRFFTMFHQTNDAELFRTPEELQKAGFRRDGAVWKKRREIYLPLYEAKMVQMYDHRAASVVVQGDNWMRQGQTDPTSLVQHQNPEYTVEPRWWVSAKAVLEAVGEPLNHGFLAFKDITSPTNQRTMIAAAIPWTAVTNHLPLILTAEGARRNACLLANLNAVVLDYTTRQKIGGVTLNFFIVEQLPIFGPEFYGRPCPWDRRKTLESWISERVLKMTCTSNDMKPLAEAAGFQRLVYRWDPSERGDLQAELDAAFFLLYGIERDDVAYVLSTFSGMTRRQDTLLTGTTSAERILRHYDRLLQS, from the coding sequence ATGAAGTGGGCCGACCTCGAATCGAGCGGCGCATTGCAGAGCCAGAAAGAGAGTAATGTTGAAGCCGAGTTCCTCACACAGGTGTTCGGTGAAGCGCTGGGTTACACCCTGTTTTCGGAAGGCCAGAAGCAATGGAATCTCAAGCCCAAGTTCCGTGTCAACGCCCAGACGGCCGATGCTGCTATCGGTCTGTTTGAAGCGGGGAAGACAACTATCCCCCGTGCTTTAATCGAGCTGAAGGGGCCTACGGCCAACGTGGATCGGGACCGCTCGGGCGGGCGAACCGCCGTTCAACAGTGCTGGGATTATTTGGCTGAAGTCCCAGAGTGTCCCTGGGGGATCGTGTGCAACTGCGTCAGTTTTCGCCTTTACCACAGAGACCATACGCCTCGCGTGTACCAGCTCTTCACACTTCAGGACCTACGTCAGCGTGAGGTGTTCTTACAGTTCTACTGGCTGTTCGAGCGAGGAGGCCTGTTGCCTCCCGGCTTGGGACAGGCGCCGAGGGCCGACGCGATGCTGGAGCGGTGTGGCCGCCGCCAGCGTGAAGTCGGAGATGACCTTTATGAATCCTACCATGACAACCGTGTTGCGTTGATCCAGCATCTGACGGGCCCAGTCCACAACAAGCCCCTCGACACAGCGATTCGCATTGCACAGAAGCTAGTAGATCGGATTGTGTTCGTAGCGTTCTGCGAAGATCGCGGCCTGCTGCCCGAGCGGTCGCTCTTGCGGGCCTGGACCGAAGTCCCTCCGTTTCATCGCGTGACCAATCCACGGTGGCAGAACTTCCGGGACCTGTTCCGAAGCGTGGACGAAGGCAATGAAGCCCGCCACATTCCCGGCTACAACGGCGGTCTGTTCCGCCAGGACCCGGCCGTGGACGACCTTGAGCTTGAGGACGACTGGACGAAGTTCTTCAAGAGCATCGGCGATTACGATTTCCGGTTCGAAGTCAACGTGGACGTGCTCGGCCACCTGTTCGAGAAATCGATCAACGACATCGAGCGAATCCGCCTGGGCGGTCTGTTCGAGTCGGACGTGAGCGAAGAGGTCGTCCCGAAGATGAAGAAATCCGCTGAACGTAAGAAAGGTGGGATCTATTACACACCGCCGGAGTTCACCGACTTCATCACACAGCGAACTGTGGCCCTGGTTGCCGGCGAGACGGTGGACAAGGTTGCCGAAAGATGCAAGACCGACCTCGCGTCAGTCAAGGATGGCGCCGGCGGTCCCAACGTGGAGCAATTTGTCAACGAATCGCTGGCGGCGCTACGCTCTGTCAAGGTGGTCGATCCCGCCTGTGGCAGTGGCGCCTTCCTGATCCAGGCTTACGACGTCCTTGAGATGTACTATCTCGACCTCGTCGACGCCCTGGAACATGCCAACGCCAAGGCGGCCCAGGACATGCGCGGACGGATTGCAGACTTCATCCTCCACGACAATCTGTTTGGCGTCGACCTCTCACCGGAGGCGGTGGAGATCACGCAGTTGGCCCTGTGGCTTCGGTCGGCCCAGAGAGGCACGACCCTTGCCGACCTCTCGAAGAATATCGTCTGCGGCAACAGTCTCGTCAGCGACAGCAATGTCGATCCTCTTGCATTGGATTGGCGCGCCGCCTTCCCCGATGTGTTTGCACGTGAGGAAGGCGGCTTCGACTGCGTCATCGGGAATCCACCTTGGGAGCGATTGAAACTTCAGGAGCGAGAGTTTTTTGATTCGGTCGTGCCCGACATCGCCTCGGCAGTCGATGCGGCAACGCGCCGGCGTCTGATCGAGGAACTGCAGCGCAAGAAGCCGGAACTCCACGAGCGATACCTTCAGGCCAAATCCTCCGCCGACCGCACGCTCGAGCACGTGCGCGGAAGCGGAAGGTTCCCCCTGTGTGCCAAGGGAGATATCAATACATACGCCTTGTTCGCCGAACTGGCGCAGACGATCGTTGCGCCCACCGGCTCGGTGGGCCTGCTCGTTCCATCGGGAATCGCCACCGACAAGACCACGAAGGACTTCTTCAGCAGCCTGATCGAGAGCAAGGCACTCGTGGGACTCTACGATTTCGAGAACCGCCTGAAGATCTTTCCCGACGTTGATGGTCGAATGAAGTTCTGTGTTCTCATATCTTATGGGTCGGGTCGTAAGTCAGAGGCAGCGGATTTCGTCTTCTTCGCCCATCGAATGAATGAGCTTCGCAGCAAGGAGCGGCACATCTCCCTATCGGGCGATGATTTCCGCCAAATGAACCCGAACACGCTGACCTGTCCGGTATTCCGGTCGAGGCGCGATGCGGAGATCACAAAGGCTATCTACAGGCGTGTCGCGGTTCTGCTGGACAGGACCCGCGAGCAAGGCGGCAATCCCTGGGGAATCCGGTTCTTTACGATGTTCCATCAAACGAACGACGCCGAGCTCTTTCGCACGCCAGAAGAACTCCAGAAGGCGGGGTTCAGACGTGATGGCGCCGTGTGGAAGAAACGCAGGGAGATCTACCTGCCGCTGTATGAGGCGAAGATGGTGCAGATGTACGACCATCGAGCCGCCAGCGTCGTAGTCCAAGGCGACAACTGGATGCGCCAGGGCCAGACCGACCCCACCAGCCTCGTCCAGCACCAGAATCCCGAATACACGGTCGAGCCCAGGTGGTGGGTGTCCGCAAAGGCGGTTCTGGAGGCAGTCGGTGAGCCGTTGAACCACGGCTTCTTGGCTTTCAAGGATATCACAAGTCCCACAAACCAAAGAACAATGATCGCAGCGGCGATACCGTGGACTGCCGTAACCAATCATCTGCCTCTGATCCTCACAGCGGAGGGAGCGAGACGGAACGCGTGTCTACTCGCAAACCTAAATGCAGTTGTCCTCGACTACACAACCAGGCAGAAAATTGGCGGTGTGACGCTCAACTTCTTCATCGTCGAGCAACTTCCGATCTTTGGCCCCGAGTTCTATGGCCGCCCCTGTCCCTGGGACAGGCGGAAGACGCTGGAATCGTGGATCAGTGAGCGCGTGCTGAAAATGACGTGTACGAGCAACGACATGAAGCCGTTGGCGGAGGCGGCCGGTTTTCAGCGTCTCGTGTACCGGTGGGACCCCTCGGAGCGTGGCGATCTGCAAGCCGAACTGGATGCGGCGTTCTTCCTCTTGTACGGCATCGAACGCGACGACGTTGCATACGTCCTATCGACCTTCAGTGGCATGACCAGACGACAAGATACCCTCTTGACCGGGACCACCTCTGCCGAGCGTATTCTGCGGCATTACGACCGTCTGCTTCAGTCCTGA
- the rnhA gene encoding ribonuclease HI, giving the protein MDDRKKVSIYTDGGCLGNPGPGGYGVVLRYGPHEKRLSAGFRRTTNNRMEIMAAIAGLEALKDPCRVTLYSDSKYLVDAMTLGWVTRWKANGWKRNKTDRAVNVDLWERLLDACRPHDVRFQWVKGHAGHPENEACDTLANQAATGPDLPPDQPYERLTHTLL; this is encoded by the coding sequence ATGGACGATCGAAAGAAGGTGAGCATCTACACGGACGGCGGGTGTCTGGGCAACCCCGGCCCGGGCGGCTACGGCGTGGTCCTGCGATACGGGCCACACGAGAAACGCCTCTCCGCCGGCTTCCGACGCACCACCAACAACCGCATGGAGATCATGGCGGCCATCGCCGGCCTCGAAGCCCTCAAGGACCCCTGCCGCGTCACGCTCTACAGCGACTCAAAGTACCTCGTCGATGCGATGACCCTCGGCTGGGTCACACGATGGAAGGCCAACGGCTGGAAACGAAACAAGACCGACCGCGCCGTCAACGTCGACCTTTGGGAACGCCTGCTCGACGCCTGCCGGCCTCACGACGTCCGATTCCAGTGGGTCAAAGGCCACGCCGGACACCCCGAAAACGAGGCCTGCGACACCCTCGCCAACCAGGCCGCCACCGGCCCCGACCTCCCCCCCGACCAACCCTACGAACGCCTCACCCACACCCTCCTCTAA
- a CDS encoding type II secretion system protein translates to MANSPTKWRSGPIINHHSSIINSRAFTLIELLVVIAVIALLMAILIPALQRARKQARTVVCQSNLRQWAMTLAAYTQTYEGRLPSAYERYSALWMLRGTFIGDADPNADHAALYGFHTKGIALCPMATRPSVPGTRGTFRVSASGGVQIEGYAGWSTEAWQVLTPSPPFFGSYGYNHALFHGFRAGTISGDAGLWGSSPIPNVNVFSLREHTSIPVMLDATTPMSNWTMGVPSALTPRLNTGGGAGTALNPFATNRHGRETNGMFLDWSVRKVGLKELWALKWASDFDRANPWTKAGGVQPEDWPKWMRECKDY, encoded by the coding sequence ATGGCCAATAGCCCGACAAAATGGCGATCGGGCCCAATCATCAATCATCACTCATCCATAATCAATTCCAGGGCCTTTACCCTGATCGAACTGCTGGTGGTCATTGCGGTGATCGCGCTGCTGATGGCGATCCTGATCCCGGCGTTGCAGCGGGCCCGCAAGCAGGCCCGCACCGTGGTCTGCCAGTCCAACCTCCGCCAGTGGGCCATGACCCTGGCCGCCTACACCCAGACCTACGAGGGGCGTCTTCCCTCGGCCTACGAGCGGTACTCGGCCTTGTGGATGCTGCGCGGAACCTTCATCGGTGACGCCGACCCCAATGCAGACCATGCGGCCCTCTATGGGTTCCACACAAAGGGCATTGCCCTATGCCCGATGGCGACCCGACCCTCCGTCCCCGGCACCCGCGGCACATTCCGGGTCTCGGCTTCCGGCGGGGTGCAGATCGAGGGGTACGCCGGGTGGTCCACCGAGGCTTGGCAGGTACTCACACCGAGCCCCCCGTTTTTCGGCAGTTACGGATACAACCACGCTCTATTCCACGGGTTTCGAGCCGGGACCATCTCCGGCGATGCGGGGCTTTGGGGGAGTTCACCGATACCGAACGTGAACGTCTTCTCGCTACGAGAACACACGAGCATCCCCGTTATGCTCGATGCGACCACGCCCATGTCCAACTGGACCATGGGCGTCCCAAGCGCGCTGACTCCGCGCCTCAATACAGGTGGCGGCGCAGGCACGGCCCTGAATCCGTTCGCCACGAACCGGCATGGCAGAGAGACCAACGGGATGTTCCTCGACTGGTCCGTTCGCAAGGTGGGACTCAAGGAACTCTGGGCCCTTAAGTGGGCGTCCGACTTCGACCGGGCCAACCCCTGGACCAAAGCCGGCGGCGTTCAGCCCGAAGATTGGCCGAAATGGATGAGAGAATGCAAGGACTATTAG
- a CDS encoding redox-sensing transcriptional repressor Rex — protein MTEDRQISIALPTIRRLPMYVAVLEKALQDGQTHASSSQIAGALGLESIQVRKDLAAVGVVGQAGVGFPVGELIVAIEKSLGWDNASDAFVIGAGHLGTALAGYRGFARYGLNIVALFDSDPAKVGQTVHGKKILPMEKFADLAARLHVRIAILTVPAEAATESAALAAEAGIKALWNFTPTKLAPIDGVIVERVDLAASLAVLSSRLASLVGASGAARPQAADEPESEV, from the coding sequence ATGACGGAAGATCGCCAGATCAGCATTGCGTTGCCGACGATTCGCCGGCTGCCGATGTACGTGGCGGTGCTGGAGAAGGCCCTGCAGGACGGGCAGACGCACGCGAGCAGCTCTCAGATCGCCGGGGCGCTGGGTTTGGAGTCGATCCAGGTTCGCAAGGACCTTGCGGCGGTGGGGGTCGTGGGCCAGGCGGGAGTGGGGTTCCCTGTGGGCGAGTTGATCGTTGCCATCGAGAAGTCGCTGGGCTGGGACAACGCCAGCGACGCGTTCGTGATCGGCGCCGGCCATCTGGGCACGGCCCTGGCGGGCTATCGGGGTTTCGCCCGGTACGGGCTGAACATCGTGGCGCTGTTCGACAGCGATCCGGCGAAGGTGGGGCAGACGGTGCACGGCAAGAAGATCCTTCCCATGGAGAAGTTCGCCGATCTGGCGGCCCGGCTGCACGTGCGCATCGCGATCCTGACGGTGCCGGCTGAGGCGGCGACCGAGTCGGCGGCCCTGGCGGCCGAGGCGGGGATCAAGGCGCTGTGGAACTTCACGCCGACGAAGCTGGCGCCGATCGACGGGGTGATCGTGGAACGAGTGGACCTGGCGGCGAGTCTGGCGGTTCTTTCGAGCCGGTTGGCGTCGCTGGTGGGGGCGTCGGGCGCGGCCCGGCCGCAAGCGGCGGATGAGCCTGAATCTGAGGTGTGA
- a CDS encoding NAD(P)H-dependent oxidoreductase subunit E — protein sequence MCEKQNVACDCGLRKFEKVCRILDKYDRRPSKLVPILQEVQHEYRYLPEQVQAFIATSLGLSPARVFGVASFYANFALEPKGKYVIHICDGTACHVKGSERIKEALHKQLGLDDKKTTTSDMLFTVEAVSCLGACGLAPVMTINDEVHGQVTPAKAVELVNGIREREQAE from the coding sequence ATGTGTGAGAAACAGAATGTTGCGTGCGACTGCGGCCTTCGCAAGTTCGAGAAGGTCTGTCGCATTCTCGACAAGTACGACCGCCGTCCGTCGAAGCTGGTGCCGATCCTGCAGGAGGTTCAGCACGAGTATCGCTATCTGCCCGAGCAGGTGCAGGCGTTCATCGCGACGTCGCTGGGTCTGTCGCCGGCGCGGGTGTTCGGCGTGGCGAGCTTTTACGCGAATTTCGCGCTGGAGCCGAAGGGCAAGTACGTGATCCACATCTGCGACGGGACGGCCTGTCACGTCAAGGGCTCCGAGCGGATCAAGGAGGCGTTGCACAAGCAGCTCGGGCTGGACGACAAGAAGACGACGACGAGCGACATGCTCTTTACGGTCGAGGCGGTCTCGTGCCTTGGGGCGTGCGGTCTGGCGCCGGTGATGACGATCAACGACGAGGTGCACGGGCAGGTGACGCCGGCCAAAGCGGTCGAACTGGTCAACGGCATCCGGGAACGGGAGCAAGCGGAATGA
- a CDS encoding NADH-ubiquinone oxidoreductase-F iron-sulfur binding region domain-containing protein: MIQQKIDMEATGQAYRQARQAVRRRVIVCAGTGCVANGSLKVYEALRQETEARGLEVVVKLGDDCDCKGDVFVSKSGCQGFCQAGPLVTIEPEDWLYVHVKPEDVADIVEQTLIHDRPVKRLVYVDPASHEAFEQTHEIPFYKRQQRVVLAECGNIDPEDIREYIARGGYAAAKRAFKEMQPEQVCEEVLASGLRGRGGGGFPTGRKWALTLPEPGEKKFVICNGDEGDPGAFMDRSLMEGNPHRVLEGIMIAARAIGADEAYVYVRAEYPLAVQRIRKAVADAEEAGILGEDVFDSGRNMTCQVMEGAGAFVCGEETALMASIEGLRGMPRPKPPFPAQSGLWGKPTVINNVETLATVPLIIAEGSGHYRRLGTAGSPGTKTFAVTGHVANTGLIEVPFGTTLREIIFEIGGGVIDNLGQVMPDGFKAVQIGGPSGGCLIAEHLDMPLDFDSVKGIGAMVGSGGLVVMNRDTCMVKIAHFFMRFTQNESCGKCVPCREGTKQMLWLLEDIMEGRATAQTLELLEELASAVQLGSLCGLGKTAPNPVLSTLRYFRSEYEAHIVQKRCPAGQCKALATPEILADRCKGCGACLRKCPVNAITGEKKMPHRIDAGTCIKCGTCAQVCRFDAIVGVN; this comes from the coding sequence ATGATTCAGCAGAAAATCGATATGGAGGCGACCGGCCAGGCCTATCGCCAGGCCCGCCAGGCGGTGCGAAGACGCGTGATCGTCTGTGCCGGGACCGGGTGCGTGGCCAACGGGTCGCTGAAGGTTTATGAGGCCCTTCGTCAGGAAACTGAGGCGCGGGGGCTCGAGGTCGTCGTGAAGTTAGGCGACGATTGCGACTGCAAGGGCGACGTGTTCGTGTCGAAGAGCGGCTGCCAGGGGTTCTGCCAGGCGGGTCCGCTGGTGACGATCGAGCCGGAGGACTGGCTGTACGTTCACGTCAAGCCGGAAGACGTCGCGGACATCGTCGAGCAGACGCTGATCCACGACCGGCCGGTGAAGCGGCTGGTGTACGTCGATCCGGCGAGCCACGAGGCCTTCGAACAGACGCACGAGATTCCATTCTACAAGCGGCAGCAGCGCGTGGTCCTCGCCGAATGCGGCAACATCGACCCGGAAGACATCCGCGAGTACATCGCGCGGGGCGGCTACGCGGCGGCGAAGCGGGCGTTCAAAGAGATGCAGCCGGAGCAGGTCTGCGAAGAGGTGCTCGCCTCGGGTCTGCGGGGCCGGGGCGGCGGCGGCTTCCCGACGGGCCGGAAATGGGCGCTGACGCTGCCGGAGCCGGGCGAGAAGAAATTTGTCATCTGCAACGGCGACGAGGGCGACCCCGGCGCGTTCATGGACCGCAGCCTGATGGAGGGCAATCCGCATCGCGTGCTGGAAGGGATCATGATCGCGGCCCGGGCGATCGGGGCCGACGAGGCCTACGTGTACGTTCGGGCCGAGTATCCTCTGGCGGTGCAGCGGATTCGCAAGGCCGTGGCCGATGCCGAGGAGGCGGGCATTCTGGGCGAGGACGTCTTCGACAGCGGGCGGAACATGACCTGTCAGGTGATGGAAGGGGCCGGCGCGTTCGTCTGCGGCGAGGAGACGGCGCTGATGGCCTCGATCGAGGGGCTGCGTGGGATGCCGCGACCGAAGCCTCCGTTTCCGGCGCAGAGCGGGCTGTGGGGCAAGCCGACGGTGATCAACAACGTCGAGACGCTGGCGACGGTGCCGCTGATCATCGCCGAGGGCAGCGGGCACTACCGCCGGCTGGGCACGGCCGGCTCGCCGGGCACGAAGACGTTCGCGGTGACCGGGCACGTGGCCAACACCGGGCTGATCGAGGTGCCGTTCGGCACGACTCTGCGTGAGATCATTTTCGAGATCGGCGGCGGCGTGATCGACAACCTGGGGCAGGTGATGCCCGACGGCTTCAAGGCGGTGCAGATCGGGGGCCCGTCCGGCGGCTGTCTGATCGCCGAGCACCTCGACATGCCGCTGGACTTCGACTCGGTCAAGGGGATCGGCGCGATGGTCGGCTCGGGCGGGCTGGTCGTGATGAACCGCGACACGTGCATGGTCAAGATCGCGCACTTTTTCATGCGGTTCACGCAGAACGAGTCGTGCGGCAAGTGCGTTCCGTGCCGCGAGGGCACCAAGCAGATGCTCTGGCTTCTGGAGGACATCATGGAAGGCAGGGCGACGGCGCAGACGCTGGAACTGCTGGAGGAGTTGGCCTCGGCGGTGCAGTTGGGCTCGCTGTGCGGGCTGGGCAAGACGGCGCCGAACCCGGTGCTGAGCACGCTGCGGTACTTCCGCAGCGAGTACGAGGCGCACATCGTGCAGAAGCGTTGTCCGGCCGGACAGTGCAAGGCGCTGGCGACGCCCGAGATCCTCGCCGACCGCTGCAAAGGCTGCGGCGCCTGCCTGCGCAAGTGTCCGGTCAATGCCATTACGGGCGAAAAGAAGATGCCGCATCGGATCGACGCCGGCACGTGCATCAAGTGCGGCACGTGCGCCCAGGTCTGCCGATTCGACGCCATTGTGGGAGTCAATTGA